From one Lycium barbarum isolate Lr01 chromosome 6, ASM1917538v2, whole genome shotgun sequence genomic stretch:
- the LOC132599850 gene encoding probable aspartic proteinase GIP2, whose product MKIPQLLCTFLFFLLFISSISIAKKSLRHDPLLLPVFKDEITGQYLTQIYQRTPLVPVKVTVDLGGRFLWVDCENDYISSSYKNVPCGSTPCKLSGSQGCYGSSCPIPPRPGCNNHTCSHIPYNPINSTSTDGELAQDIMALWSTNYNDSKIGHLLSSASGVMFSCCEDFLLQELAYGVKGMAGLGNGYTGLPSQLARAFRLPRKFAICLSANTKSNGVILFGEGRSVYASNDALTYTPLLKNPVSTAGAYYPGEPSVEYFIGVKKILVNGKIVPINSKLLAINKTNGVGGTKISTVVPYGTMETSIYKAFKQEFLKAIDKVPIAEPIRPFELCFNLLNLGTLTGLIIPQVSLVLQDDQNNTTWDLSVDNFMASPVDRSDYLCLGFLDGGKFPRTSIVLGGLQIEENLLEFDLVKKRVGFKSLHLSSLLKCSNKFNFTSKA is encoded by the coding sequence ATGAAAATACCTCAGCTTTTGTGCACCTtcttattttttcttctttttatttcctCAATCTCCATAGCGAAAAAGTCTCTTAGGCATGACCCTCTTCTTCTTCCAGTGTTCAAAGATGAAATTACAGGACAATATCTTACTCAAATTTACCAAAGAACTCCTCTTGTCCCTGTCAAAGTGACTGTTGACCTCGGCGGACGATTTCTATGGGTGGATTGTGAAAATGACTACATTAGTTCATCTTACAAAAATGTTCCTTGTGGTTCAACACCATGCAAACTCTCAGGTTCACAGGGGTGTTATGGATCTAGTTGCCCTATTCCTCCTAGGCCAGGGTGCAACAATCACACATGTTCACACATTCCATATAACCCTATAAATAGCACTAGCACTGATGGTGAACTTGCTCAAGATATTATGGCTTTATGGTCCACTAATTATAATGACTCCAAAATTGGTCATCTTTTATCATCAGCTAGTGGGGTGATGTTTAGTTGTTGTGAAGATTTTTTGTTACAAGAATTAGCCTATGGAGTTAAGGGTATGGCTGGACTTGGAAATGGTTACACTGGGCTTCCTTCACAATTAGCTAGAGCTTTTCGATTACCTCGAAAATTCGCTATTTGTTTGAGTGCTAATACTAAATCAAATGGTGTTATTTTGTTTGGTGAAGGACGATCTGTTTATGCCTCTAATGATGCACTAACTTACACTCCTCTGCTTAAAAATCCTGTTAGTACTGCAGGGGCTTATTATCCAGGTGAACCATCGGTTGAATATTTCATTGGAGTGAAGAAAATCTTAGTCAATGGAAAAATTGTACCAATTAATAGTAAGTTACTAGCTATTAACAAGACTAATGGAGTTGGAGGAACAAAGATTAGCACTGTTGTTCCTTACGGTACAATGGAGACATCGATTTACAAGGCGTTTAAGCAAGAGTTTCTTAAAGCTATTGATAAAGTTCCAATAGCAGAACCTATTAGGCCATTTGAGTTGTGCTTTAACTTGTTGAATTTGGGTACTCTAACTGGCTTAATAATTCCTCAAGTCAGTCTTGTTTTGCAAGATGATCAAAATAATACCACTTGGGATCTTTCTGTGGACAATTTTATGGCTTCTCCTGTTGATAGAAGTGACTACTTGTGTCTAGGATTTTTGGATGGTGGTAAATTTCCTCGAACATCTATTGTTCTTGGAGGATTACAAATTGAAGAGAACCTGTTGGAATTTGATCTTGTGAAGAAAAGAGTGGGATTTAAGTCTTTGCACCTATCATCCCTACTCAAATGCAGCAACAAATTCAATTTTACATCCAAGGCTTGA